The following coding sequences are from one Leptospirales bacterium window:
- a CDS encoding alpha-2-macroglobulin family protein, protein MFRRYPQALIHWLLLQLDRYADWLPESGNRLLRAWRELRSSLADRKATLQRQLSARIFSWRARIVRRFEPLRQRKAHMAAAARALLGQRVRAPLQRWRERSPRAYARAFALGVTTGALVVSGGLCSVFFPRAPGVGVQLTPPAPYIAGENRGPSPVILEFGQSVAPLERIGRAVDQGVELSPTHPGRWEWTNDRRLSFWPSADWSPGRRYQVRMAPVLHAEQISLNDYSLSFQIPPLHVTIKRLEFYVDYTNPNIKQIVGTIYFNYPIDVSTVKQRLRLVQKSILPGTAGREFSFTLNFNESRTEAYLQSENIEPPEERFQVELQIAEGMLSTLGGEPTEDDARQALSVPARDELFRIEDASVQEISGEDQQLERVLAISTLTEARDSDVQGGLEAYLLPRDRAASPGTEAELRHEWQPEEIDPALLRQSQRIELTAAAGEREFAREHTYRFAAEGGRWLYVRIKRGARNFAGYTLREDFVRILRVAPFPRRIAVQQQGALLSLMGEKKISVAASGVRAVKIEIDRVLPDQINHLVSQTRGDFQNPYFNSYSFNETNLAEHFEEIVRLAPPSGGEVQYFAFDFSRYLTQRTDKTGLFFLRLSEYVPPDPAASQSDDRSSGDDWDEAEEDEDERPLVVERRFVLVSDLGMLVKEAASGERDLFVQSVSRGTPEGDVQVEVLGRNGLPVASAKTDATGRVSIPSLRDLQREKEPTAFLLRKGTDVSFMPYARGDRQLNLSRFDIGGVVGADRPETLTAFLFTDRGLYRPGEEAHIGLIVKSGDWNRRLEGAPLELSIVDARGAEVQRTPLRLNRQAFHELKFESDPGSPTGVYQVNLYTMRDQRRASLLGAASFRIEEFQPDRMQIRASFSAQSEEGWVSPRNLHGVAELRHLFGQAASGNEISGEMELAPAAFAFARYPGYNFHDPARADRRIQESLEAVAADEKGRADFNFHLERFGASTYRLTFVAEGYESGGGRSVTAIRSILVSPLERVIGYRADGSLDYIARGATRGVDLIAVGPDAQRTSSGPLTARTVEVRYVSVLARAEDGVYRYTSVRREIPLREEKINIGAAGLRLNLPSSAPGDFVIYIEDANHLELNHIAFSIAGAGTMAGRLDRGAELQLRLEKGDYAPGEEIRLNIVAPYVGAGLITIERDRVYAHKWFQTSTNSTVQSIVVPASLEGSAYVNVAFIRSPASPEVYSAPLSYAVQPFSISRARRANRIQLQTPDKALPGRNFPITYSTSQPGRIAVFAVDEGILQVARYQTPDPLAHFFRKRALETRTTQILDLILPEYSMLRRSRPGGGDDGDLGRNLNPFRRRNLAPAVYWSGIVQSDATPRTLQYRVPEYFNGTLRVMAVAVSDAAIGATERRSIIQDHFVITPSAPLFLAPGDVAEVSVGVANNVEGSGENAQLTVRAESSGPLSIPGNAEQKLTVAEGKERIAVFRVQARDEPGPAELHFRVEGAGKSSQLSATLSVRPATIYRTSVTGGFAGPGVVEAPTPRRTYDQFRRHSLSLSRLPLGLARGLQEYLRNYPYGCTEQLVSQATPHMLLANRAEFVQNPEQSNAAFTGILRVLRARQNSEGGFGFWSANSFVSPFQSAYVVQFLTEAKERGRPLPPELLERSLKYLEQMSVNDSVDLRSRAFALYLRARNGQVVSNEVLALRRKLAAEPRYEGWQQDSIALYLAAAHKLMRQEPQAAELITRFNPLSATSPDYAHFYDGLLRDATFLYIVAKHFPDQLSRANADLLQRTLRPVYANSFNSLSAAMTIFALDALAAQASQQPLDVQALQILENGTQSELSIPRGLFPQLDFAPQTRVLRLANRSALPLFYQAVQSGFDRRLPAEASKESLEIFRELQNLEGQATDHAAAGEDLQVVLRIRGIGSTQSNVAVVDLIPGGFEAQIDSARAEFSWRPENVDVREDRIILYGSADDRLREFRYRIRATNPGEYVIPPAYAEGMYDRAVRAVMPSPGRLRVAARP, encoded by the coding sequence ATGTTTCGCCGCTACCCGCAAGCTCTGATTCACTGGCTGCTTCTACAACTGGACCGCTATGCCGACTGGCTGCCGGAATCCGGGAACCGACTGTTGAGAGCCTGGCGGGAGCTCCGGTCGAGCCTCGCGGACCGCAAGGCCACATTGCAGCGACAGCTATCGGCGCGGATCTTTTCCTGGCGCGCGCGGATTGTCCGCCGTTTCGAACCGCTGCGGCAACGCAAGGCGCATATGGCGGCGGCTGCCAGAGCACTGCTCGGGCAGCGCGTTCGCGCTCCGCTGCAACGCTGGCGCGAGCGCAGTCCTCGAGCCTATGCTCGCGCCTTTGCCCTTGGCGTAACCACCGGCGCTCTTGTCGTCAGCGGCGGCCTGTGTTCGGTCTTTTTCCCGCGTGCGCCGGGAGTAGGAGTGCAGCTAACCCCGCCGGCGCCCTACATCGCCGGCGAAAATCGCGGACCGTCGCCCGTCATTCTGGAGTTCGGCCAGTCGGTGGCGCCGCTCGAACGAATTGGAAGAGCGGTTGATCAGGGAGTGGAACTTTCGCCGACGCATCCAGGCCGCTGGGAATGGACCAATGACCGTCGGCTGAGCTTCTGGCCGTCGGCCGACTGGAGCCCAGGTCGCCGCTACCAGGTCAGAATGGCGCCGGTTTTGCACGCCGAGCAAATCTCGCTCAATGACTACTCGCTGAGCTTCCAAATCCCGCCGCTGCACGTCACGATTAAGCGATTGGAATTCTATGTAGACTATACCAATCCCAATATCAAGCAAATTGTCGGGACGATTTACTTTAATTATCCGATCGACGTCAGCACCGTCAAGCAGCGGCTGCGGCTGGTGCAAAAGTCAATTTTGCCCGGGACCGCAGGCCGCGAGTTTTCGTTTACGTTGAACTTCAATGAATCGCGGACCGAAGCCTACCTGCAATCAGAGAACATTGAGCCGCCGGAAGAGCGCTTTCAGGTCGAGTTGCAGATCGCAGAGGGAATGCTGAGCACACTGGGCGGTGAGCCGACAGAAGACGATGCCCGTCAGGCATTGTCCGTGCCGGCGCGCGACGAACTCTTTCGTATTGAAGATGCCAGCGTGCAGGAGATCAGCGGCGAGGACCAGCAACTGGAGCGCGTTCTGGCCATCAGCACCTTGACTGAGGCCCGCGATAGCGATGTGCAAGGCGGCCTCGAAGCCTATCTGCTGCCTCGCGATCGCGCCGCGTCGCCGGGGACAGAGGCCGAGCTGCGCCATGAGTGGCAGCCAGAGGAAATTGATCCTGCGCTGCTGCGGCAGTCGCAACGCATCGAGTTAACGGCCGCCGCTGGCGAGCGGGAGTTTGCCAGGGAACATACCTATCGTTTCGCCGCAGAGGGCGGAAGATGGCTGTACGTGCGCATCAAGCGCGGCGCGCGTAACTTCGCCGGCTATACGCTACGCGAGGACTTTGTCCGGATCCTTCGGGTGGCGCCCTTTCCGCGCCGTATTGCCGTACAACAGCAAGGCGCGCTGCTGAGTTTGATGGGCGAAAAGAAGATCAGCGTGGCCGCCTCCGGGGTTCGCGCCGTAAAAATTGAAATCGATCGTGTATTGCCGGATCAAATCAATCATCTGGTCAGCCAGACGCGCGGCGATTTTCAGAATCCCTACTTTAACAGTTATAGTTTCAACGAAACCAATCTGGCGGAGCATTTTGAAGAAATCGTGCGACTGGCGCCGCCCAGCGGCGGCGAAGTGCAATACTTCGCCTTTGATTTTTCGCGCTACCTGACGCAGCGTACAGACAAGACCGGCCTCTTCTTCTTGCGACTCAGCGAGTATGTTCCCCCGGACCCGGCGGCCTCGCAAAGCGACGATAGGTCCTCAGGCGATGATTGGGATGAGGCGGAGGAAGATGAAGATGAGCGGCCGCTGGTCGTCGAGCGGCGCTTTGTGCTGGTCAGCGATCTGGGCATGCTGGTCAAAGAGGCTGCTTCCGGCGAACGCGATCTCTTCGTACAAAGTGTCTCACGCGGCACGCCGGAGGGCGACGTGCAGGTGGAGGTTCTGGGCCGCAACGGACTGCCGGTTGCGTCGGCGAAGACCGACGCTACAGGTCGCGTCAGTATTCCGTCCCTGCGCGATTTGCAGCGTGAAAAGGAGCCAACGGCCTTCTTGCTGCGCAAAGGAACGGATGTGTCCTTCATGCCTTACGCGCGCGGCGATCGGCAGCTGAATTTATCGCGCTTTGATATTGGCGGCGTGGTTGGCGCCGATCGTCCGGAAACGCTTACGGCCTTTCTCTTTACCGACCGCGGCCTGTATCGCCCGGGCGAGGAGGCGCACATTGGCCTGATTGTGAAGTCCGGGGACTGGAATCGTCGCCTGGAAGGCGCGCCGCTGGAGCTGAGCATCGTGGATGCGCGCGGCGCAGAGGTGCAACGCACTCCGTTGCGATTGAATCGCCAGGCCTTTCATGAGCTGAAATTTGAAAGCGATCCAGGCTCGCCCACCGGCGTCTACCAGGTCAACCTCTACACAATGCGCGATCAACGTCGAGCATCCTTGCTCGGCGCCGCCTCCTTTCGCATCGAAGAGTTTCAGCCGGACCGTATGCAGATTCGGGCTTCCTTCTCGGCGCAGTCAGAGGAGGGCTGGGTTTCGCCGCGCAATCTGCACGGAGTGGCGGAGCTGCGCCATCTCTTCGGTCAGGCGGCCAGCGGTAACGAAATCAGCGGCGAGATGGAGCTTGCCCCGGCCGCCTTCGCCTTTGCACGCTATCCAGGTTACAATTTTCACGATCCGGCGCGCGCCGATCGTCGCATCCAGGAGAGTCTGGAAGCTGTGGCCGCCGACGAAAAGGGTCGCGCTGATTTCAATTTTCATCTGGAGCGCTTCGGCGCTTCTACCTATCGTCTGACCTTCGTAGCCGAGGGCTATGAAAGCGGCGGCGGCCGATCGGTTACGGCAATTCGCAGCATTCTGGTGTCGCCGCTGGAGCGTGTTATCGGCTATCGCGCCGATGGATCGCTGGACTACATCGCCCGCGGCGCCACGCGCGGCGTCGATTTGATTGCGGTGGGTCCCGACGCTCAGCGCACTTCTTCGGGCCCCTTGACGGCGCGCACCGTTGAGGTGCGCTATGTGTCGGTACTGGCTCGCGCCGAGGACGGCGTCTACCGCTATACCAGCGTCCGTCGGGAGATTCCGCTGCGCGAGGAGAAGATCAATATTGGCGCAGCAGGCCTGCGGCTAAATTTGCCATCTTCGGCGCCAGGCGATTTTGTCATTTATATTGAAGACGCGAACCATTTAGAGTTAAATCATATTGCCTTTAGCATCGCCGGCGCCGGAACTATGGCCGGCCGCCTGGATCGCGGGGCCGAGCTGCAGTTGCGCCTGGAAAAGGGTGACTATGCGCCAGGCGAAGAAATCCGACTCAATATTGTAGCGCCGTACGTGGGCGCCGGCCTGATTACAATTGAACGTGATCGAGTTTACGCTCACAAGTGGTTCCAGACCTCGACCAACTCCACAGTACAGAGCATTGTCGTTCCGGCCAGTCTGGAAGGAAGCGCCTACGTAAACGTCGCCTTCATACGATCCCCGGCCAGCCCGGAAGTCTACAGCGCTCCGCTCAGTTACGCGGTGCAGCCCTTTTCCATCAGTCGAGCGCGACGGGCCAATCGCATCCAATTGCAGACGCCGGATAAGGCGCTGCCCGGGCGCAACTTTCCGATCACTTACAGCACCTCGCAACCCGGCAGGATTGCCGTCTTTGCCGTGGATGAGGGGATTCTTCAGGTGGCGCGCTACCAGACGCCGGATCCGCTTGCTCACTTCTTTCGAAAGCGGGCTCTGGAAACGCGCACCACACAGATCCTTGATTTGATTTTGCCGGAGTACTCTATGCTGCGCCGTTCGCGCCCCGGCGGCGGCGACGATGGCGATCTGGGCCGCAACCTGAATCCTTTTCGTCGACGCAATCTGGCGCCGGCCGTCTACTGGTCCGGCATTGTCCAGAGCGACGCCACGCCTCGGACCCTGCAGTACCGCGTTCCGGAGTATTTCAATGGCACGCTGCGCGTCATGGCGGTGGCCGTGTCCGATGCGGCCATTGGCGCAACAGAGCGGCGATCGATCATCCAGGATCATTTCGTCATCACGCCATCGGCGCCGCTCTTTCTGGCGCCGGGCGATGTGGCCGAAGTCAGCGTTGGCGTGGCCAACAATGTCGAAGGCAGCGGCGAGAACGCGCAGCTGACAGTTCGCGCCGAAAGCAGCGGGCCGCTGAGTATTCCCGGAAATGCAGAACAAAAGCTTACCGTCGCCGAGGGCAAAGAGCGCATCGCTGTCTTCCGCGTTCAGGCGCGCGATGAACCTGGTCCGGCAGAGTTGCATTTCCGCGTGGAGGGCGCCGGCAAGAGTTCGCAGCTCAGCGCAACGCTCAGCGTACGCCCGGCGACCATCTACCGCACCTCGGTCACGGGCGGCTTTGCAGGACCGGGAGTTGTCGAGGCGCCCACGCCGCGTCGCACCTATGATCAGTTTCGCCGACACAGTCTCAGCCTGTCGCGTCTGCCGCTGGGTCTGGCCCGCGGATTGCAGGAATACCTGAGAAACTATCCCTATGGATGTACTGAGCAATTGGTTTCTCAGGCAACGCCGCACATGCTCCTGGCCAATCGAGCGGAGTTCGTTCAGAATCCGGAGCAATCCAACGCCGCGTTCACTGGCATTCTGCGCGTGTTGCGCGCCCGCCAGAATTCGGAAGGCGGCTTTGGCTTCTGGTCGGCAAATTCCTTCGTATCGCCCTTTCAGAGCGCCTATGTCGTTCAGTTTCTTACTGAGGCGAAAGAGCGCGGACGGCCATTGCCGCCGGAGTTGCTGGAACGCAGCCTGAAGTATCTGGAGCAAATGTCTGTCAATGACTCCGTGGATCTGCGTTCCCGCGCCTTCGCCCTCTATCTGCGGGCCCGCAACGGTCAGGTGGTATCGAACGAAGTTCTTGCCCTTCGACGCAAACTGGCTGCGGAGCCCCGTTATGAGGGCTGGCAGCAGGACAGCATTGCCCTCTATCTGGCCGCTGCCCATAAGCTGATGCGTCAGGAACCGCAGGCCGCGGAACTGATCACGCGTTTCAATCCGCTGTCCGCAACCAGTCCGGACTATGCTCACTTTTACGATGGCTTGCTGCGCGACGCGACCTTTCTCTATATTGTTGCTAAACATTTTCCGGATCAGCTCAGTCGCGCCAACGCCGATCTGCTGCAGCGCACCTTGCGTCCGGTTTATGCCAACAGCTTCAACAGTCTGTCGGCGGCGATGACCATTTTTGCCCTGGATGCGCTGGCTGCTCAAGCCAGCCAGCAGCCGCTGGATGTCCAGGCCTTGCAAATTCTGGAAAACGGAACGCAAAGCGAGTTGAGCATCCCGCGCGGGCTTTTTCCGCAGCTGGACTTTGCGCCACAAACGCGTGTATTGCGCCTGGCCAACCGCTCTGCGCTGCCCCTGTTTTATCAGGCGGTGCAAAGCGGATTTGACCGGCGCTTGCCCGCGGAGGCCAGCAAGGAATCGCTGGAGATTTTTCGCGAACTGCAAAATCTTGAGGGGCAGGCGACCGATCATGCCGCCGCCGGCGAAGACCTGCAGGTCGTCCTGCGCATCCGCGGCATCGGTTCGACGCAGAGCAATGTGGCCGTCGTCGATTTGATTCCGGGCGGCTTCGAGGCGCAGATCGACAGTGCGCGCGCGGAGTTCAGCTGGCGGCCGGAGAATGTCGATGTGCGCGAAGATCGCATCATTCTATACGGCAGCGCCGATGATCGCCTGCGCGAGTTTCGCTACCGTATTCGAGCTACAAATCCCGGAGAGTACGTGATCCCGCCGGCCTATGCCGAAGGAATGTATGATCGTGCGGTGCGCGCAGTGATGCCATCGCCGGGACGACTGCGCGTGGCAGCCAGGCCTTGA
- a CDS encoding RNA polymerase sigma factor: protein MQPADKQAIQIESERLIAQALEHGKAAALEALLKMHADYIYNICRGMFLNPIDAEDASQEILIKLTANLAKYDARRGRFRTWIYRIAANHAIDMRRTSMEELVSDFAAYGRDLDSVPFEEIGAGELSNPETQLLIEEAKLGCMLGMLLCLDRKQRMTFLLGEVMRLDSQEAAAILGISSDAYRQRLSRARSDLYQFMQNQCGLINKANPCRCHRKTKGFIKAGYVDPANIKFAGPHLQRIRAMAENGECTLDEYNNAGYAELYRENPFYETPATVVQKLMAQLEVEFIKRGS from the coding sequence ATGCAGCCCGCAGACAAACAAGCTATTCAAATCGAAAGCGAGCGCCTGATTGCTCAGGCGCTTGAACACGGCAAGGCTGCGGCGCTGGAAGCTTTGCTCAAAATGCACGCCGACTACATCTACAACATCTGCCGCGGCATGTTCCTGAACCCAATCGACGCCGAGGATGCCAGTCAGGAGATCTTGATCAAGCTGACTGCCAACCTGGCAAAGTACGATGCCAGGCGCGGACGCTTTCGCACCTGGATCTATCGCATTGCTGCCAACCATGCCATCGACATGCGTCGCACTTCTATGGAGGAGCTGGTCAGCGATTTTGCGGCTTACGGCCGCGATCTGGACAGCGTCCCGTTCGAGGAGATTGGCGCCGGTGAGCTGTCTAACCCCGAGACGCAGCTCTTGATCGAGGAGGCGAAACTGGGCTGTATGCTGGGCATGCTGCTCTGTCTGGACCGCAAGCAACGCATGACTTTCCTGCTGGGCGAAGTGATGCGTCTGGACTCGCAGGAGGCGGCCGCAATTCTTGGAATCAGCAGCGACGCCTACCGGCAGCGACTGTCGCGCGCCCGCAGCGATCTCTACCAGTTTATGCAAAATCAATGCGGCCTGATCAACAAGGCTAATCCCTGCCGCTGCCATCGCAAAACAAAAGGATTCATTAAGGCCGGTTACGTTGATCCAGCAAACATCAAGTTCGCCGGGCCGCATCTGCAACGCATCAGGGCAATGGCGGAAAACGGCGAATGTACGCTGGACGAGTACAACAATGCCGGCTATGCCGAGCTCTACAGAGAAAATCCCTTTTACGAAACGCCGGCGACAGTCGTTCAAAAACTGATGGCTCAGCTGGAAGTGGAGTTTATCAAGCGCGGTTCTTGA
- a CDS encoding DNA-3-methyladenine glycosylase I, with protein MTTKKKAAKKKAKAAARRPAPVEQRWREPAIHADGKTRCAWCGEDPDYVRYHDEEWGRPKREDRFLFEMLTLEAAQAGLSWLTILRKRENYRRAYDGFDPKKVARYTPKDVQRLLGNEGIVRNRLKILSSIDNARVFLDVQQEYGSFSRYLWSFVNDRPLQNSFRSLREIPARTELSDRLSKDLKKRGFRFVGSTICYALMQSVGLVDDHVENCWVRQEGSH; from the coding sequence ATGACGACGAAGAAGAAAGCGGCGAAGAAAAAGGCTAAGGCCGCCGCCAGGCGGCCGGCGCCGGTCGAGCAACGCTGGCGCGAGCCGGCAATCCACGCCGACGGCAAGACTCGCTGCGCCTGGTGCGGCGAGGACCCCGACTACGTCCGCTACCACGATGAGGAATGGGGCCGTCCCAAACGCGAGGATCGATTTCTCTTTGAAATGCTGACGCTGGAGGCCGCGCAGGCCGGCCTCAGCTGGCTGACCATTCTGCGCAAGCGAGAGAACTACCGCAGGGCTTATGACGGCTTTGATCCGAAAAAAGTAGCGCGCTACACGCCAAAGGACGTGCAGCGGCTGCTGGGCAATGAAGGCATCGTTCGCAATCGGCTGAAGATTCTGTCCTCGATCGACAATGCTCGCGTCTTTCTCGATGTGCAGCAGGAGTACGGCAGCTTTTCGCGCTACCTGTGGAGTTTCGTGAACGACCGTCCGCTGCAAAACAGCTTTCGCAGCCTGCGCGAGATTCCGGCGCGCACTGAGCTCTCTGATCGCCTGAGCAAGGATTTGAAAAAGCGCGGCTTTCGCTTTGTAGGCTCTACGATCTGCTACGCGCTGATGCAATCGGTGGGCCTGGTCGACGACCATGTTGAAAACTGCTGGGTGCGCCAGGAGGGCTCACATTGA
- a CDS encoding FAD-dependent monooxygenase, with protein sequence MNECEALIVGAGPAGLAAAIALAMQGRRSIILEKSTLPQVKVCGQGLMPVGVASLQRLGVVEHIVRGASRPFYGIRYISCSGRRAEACFREGPGLGMRRQTLSAALQSRAAQLEQIKVYCSTPLESFVAESSGVRLQAGGLQFRAPLLIGADGFRSRVRALAGLERPAPGPRRWGARQHFQLKPWSDLVEVYAAHGAEAYVTPTGEDEVELAFLWDVRSFRPQGGKAQLLSQLLQYFPELQERVQHAAPADELAAVGPLAARAHKVCAERSALIGDASGYIDACTGEGISLALEEALLLAQSLEGVELQSSALSAALRRYARRHRQATRNYRWLTPLALSLIRRPWLWNPSVALLGRFPRLFQQLLSWNMGH encoded by the coding sequence ATGAATGAGTGCGAAGCCCTGATTGTCGGCGCCGGCCCTGCCGGACTGGCCGCGGCCATAGCGCTGGCGATGCAGGGTCGTCGCTCTATCATTCTGGAAAAGTCGACGCTGCCACAGGTCAAGGTCTGCGGTCAGGGATTGATGCCGGTAGGCGTGGCGTCACTACAGCGACTGGGCGTAGTGGAGCACATCGTTCGCGGCGCATCGCGACCCTTTTATGGCATTCGCTATATCAGCTGCAGCGGTCGGCGCGCCGAGGCTTGTTTTCGCGAGGGGCCAGGCCTGGGCATGCGTCGCCAGACGCTTTCGGCTGCACTGCAGTCGCGCGCCGCACAATTGGAGCAAATCAAAGTGTACTGCTCGACTCCGCTGGAGTCCTTCGTCGCAGAGTCCAGCGGCGTTCGCCTGCAGGCTGGCGGCTTGCAGTTTCGCGCTCCGCTGCTGATCGGCGCCGACGGCTTTCGCTCGCGAGTGCGCGCCCTGGCCGGTCTGGAACGCCCGGCGCCCGGTCCGCGGCGCTGGGGCGCGCGGCAACACTTTCAACTGAAACCATGGAGCGACCTGGTGGAAGTTTACGCCGCTCACGGCGCGGAGGCCTATGTAACGCCAACCGGCGAGGACGAAGTGGAGCTGGCTTTTCTGTGGGATGTGCGTAGCTTCCGGCCGCAAGGCGGCAAAGCACAATTGTTGAGCCAGCTGCTGCAGTATTTTCCTGAATTGCAAGAGCGCGTGCAGCACGCCGCGCCGGCTGACGAGCTGGCCGCCGTCGGTCCGCTGGCGGCGCGCGCGCACAAGGTCTGTGCAGAGCGTTCTGCATTGATTGGAGATGCCAGCGGATACATCGACGCCTGTACGGGCGAGGGCATCAGCCTGGCGCTGGAGGAGGCCTTGCTGCTGGCCCAGTCGCTGGAGGGCGTGGAACTACAATCCAGCGCGCTGAGCGCGGCCCTGCGTCGCTATGCGCGTCGTCATCGCCAGGCTACGAGAAACTATCGCTGGCTTACGCCGCTGGCGCTGAGCTTGATTCGCCGGCCGTGGTTGTGGAATCCAAGCGTAGCTTTGCTTGGACGTTTTCCGCGTTTGTTTCAGCAGTTGCTGAGCTGGAATATGGGTCATTGA